One part of the Futiania mangrovi genome encodes these proteins:
- a CDS encoding NAD+ synthase yields MTDHLRIALVQADPTVGDLAGNLALARAARAEAAAAGADLVVLTECFLSGYPQEDLVLKPAFVKACMAAVEALAADTADGGPDVVVGVPWAEKDKVFNAALHLAGGGIEARRFKHELPNYGVFDEPRVFAQGPLPGPVGVRGVRVGVMVCEDMWAPDVTECLEETGAEILVSINASPFEVMKHDRRLQQAIARVTESGLPLVYVNQLGGQDELVFDGGSFVLNGDCSLAHQMPAWTDAIRITDWRRSGDGWICETGERPAVPEGNAAIYQACMRGLRDYVRKNRFPSVVLGLSGGIDSALTAAIAADALGPDKVHTIMLPSRFTSGVSLEDAQACADALGVHYDTVSIAEGVAAAEAALAPLFGDRPRDVTEENLQSRMRGLLLMGVSNKLGSMLLTTGNKSEVAVGYATLYGDMCGGFNPLKDLYKTQVFALSEWRNQNRPEGALGPAGRVIPQRIIDKPPTAELRENQKDEDSLPPYDVLDAILRGLVDEDRSVDEVTARGFDRATVARIEHLVYIAEYKRRQAAPGVKISPRNFGRDRRYPITNAFRDARQG; encoded by the coding sequence ATGACAGACCATCTCCGTATCGCGCTCGTCCAGGCTGATCCGACCGTCGGCGACCTCGCGGGCAATCTGGCGCTCGCACGCGCGGCGAGGGCCGAGGCCGCGGCGGCCGGTGCCGACCTCGTGGTCCTGACGGAGTGCTTCCTGAGCGGCTACCCGCAGGAGGACCTTGTCCTCAAGCCCGCTTTCGTGAAGGCGTGCATGGCGGCGGTCGAGGCGCTGGCGGCGGATACCGCGGACGGCGGGCCGGACGTCGTCGTGGGCGTGCCGTGGGCGGAGAAGGACAAGGTGTTCAACGCCGCGCTGCACCTCGCGGGCGGCGGGATCGAGGCGCGGCGCTTCAAGCACGAACTGCCGAACTATGGCGTGTTCGACGAGCCGCGGGTGTTCGCGCAGGGGCCCTTGCCCGGACCCGTCGGCGTGCGCGGCGTGCGCGTCGGCGTCATGGTCTGCGAGGACATGTGGGCCCCAGACGTGACGGAGTGCCTGGAGGAGACGGGCGCAGAAATCCTCGTCTCCATCAACGCATCTCCCTTCGAGGTGATGAAGCACGACCGCCGCCTGCAGCAGGCCATCGCCCGCGTGACCGAAAGCGGCCTGCCGCTTGTCTACGTCAACCAGCTTGGCGGCCAGGATGAGCTTGTGTTCGACGGCGGCAGCTTCGTGCTGAACGGCGATTGCAGCCTCGCGCACCAGATGCCCGCATGGACCGACGCGATCCGCATCACCGACTGGCGCCGGTCGGGCGACGGCTGGATCTGCGAGACGGGAGAGCGTCCGGCGGTGCCGGAGGGCAATGCCGCGATCTACCAGGCCTGCATGCGGGGCCTGCGCGACTATGTGCGCAAGAACCGTTTTCCCTCGGTCGTCCTCGGCCTCTCGGGCGGCATCGATTCCGCGCTGACCGCGGCCATCGCGGCGGACGCGCTTGGCCCCGACAAGGTCCACACGATCATGCTGCCTTCGCGCTTCACGAGCGGGGTGAGCCTCGAGGACGCCCAGGCCTGCGCCGACGCGCTGGGCGTGCACTACGACACGGTGTCGATTGCCGAGGGCGTGGCGGCGGCGGAGGCCGCGCTCGCGCCGCTCTTCGGCGACCGGCCGCGCGACGTGACGGAAGAGAACCTGCAGAGCCGGATGCGCGGGCTCCTGCTGATGGGCGTCTCCAACAAGCTCGGCTCCATGTTGCTCACGACCGGCAACAAGTCCGAGGTCGCGGTGGGCTACGCCACGCTCTACGGGGACATGTGCGGCGGCTTCAATCCGCTGAAGGACCTCTACAAGACACAGGTCTTCGCGCTGTCGGAGTGGCGCAACCAGAACCGTCCCGAAGGCGCACTCGGCCCCGCGGGCCGCGTCATTCCGCAGCGGATCATAGACAAGCCGCCCACCGCGGAACTGCGCGAGAACCAGAAGGACGAGGATTCGCTTCCCCCCTACGACGTGCTGGACGCGATCCTGCGCGGGCTGGTGGACGAGGATCGCTCGGTCGACGAGGTGACGGCGCGTGGGTTCGACCGGGCGACCGTCGCGCGTATCGAGCACCTGGTCTACATCGCCGAGTACAAGCGCCGCCAGGCCGCGCCGGGGGTCAAGATCTCCCCGCGCAACTTCGGCCGCGACCGCCGTTACCCGATCACCAACGCCTTCCGCGACGCGCGGCAGGGCTAG
- a CDS encoding class II 3-deoxy-7-phosphoheptulonate synthase, translating to MAEQWSPASWRSKPIQQVPDYPDAGRLSEVEATLAKYPPLVFAGEARKLKASLAEVAAGKAFLLQGGDCAESFAEFHPDNIRDTFRVLLQMAVVLTYAAKCPVVKVGRMAGQFAKPRSAPTETQGDRELPSYRGDIINSMDFEDDGRQPDPARMLQAYSQAAATLNLIRAFAQGGYADLHNVHRWTLGFVDKSTEAERYRKLADEISEALDFMEACGVSPSTVPQLRQTDFYTSHEALLLPYEQAMTRVDSTTGDWYDTSAHMIWIGDRTRQPDGAHIEYCRGVKNPIGMKCGPSLEPDELIRLIDLLNPENEPGRMTLIARFGADKVTDGLPKLVRKVKAEGRHVVWSCDPMHGNTIKASTGYKTRPFDRILREVQQFFAVHQAEGTHAGGVHFEMTGQNVTECLGGAQAIGEGDLSKRYHTHCDPRLNASQSLDLAFLIAEGLVEERRQIAKAS from the coding sequence ATGGCTGAACAATGGTCTCCCGCAAGCTGGCGCAGCAAGCCGATCCAGCAGGTTCCCGATTATCCGGACGCCGGGCGTCTGTCGGAGGTCGAGGCGACGCTTGCGAAGTATCCGCCGCTCGTTTTCGCCGGCGAGGCGCGTAAGCTCAAGGCAAGCCTCGCGGAGGTTGCGGCGGGCAAGGCGTTCCTGCTGCAGGGCGGCGACTGCGCCGAAAGCTTTGCCGAGTTCCACCCGGACAACATCCGCGACACGTTCCGCGTGCTGCTGCAGATGGCGGTCGTCCTGACCTATGCGGCCAAGTGCCCCGTCGTGAAGGTCGGCCGCATGGCCGGCCAGTTTGCCAAGCCGCGCTCGGCGCCGACGGAGACGCAGGGCGACCGGGAGCTTCCGAGCTACCGCGGCGACATCATCAACTCGATGGATTTCGAGGATGACGGCCGCCAGCCGGACCCCGCGCGCATGCTCCAGGCCTACAGCCAGGCAGCCGCGACGCTGAACCTGATCCGCGCGTTCGCGCAGGGCGGTTATGCCGACCTGCACAACGTCCACCGCTGGACGCTGGGCTTCGTCGACAAGAGCACGGAGGCCGAGCGTTACCGCAAGCTCGCCGACGAGATTTCCGAGGCGCTGGACTTCATGGAAGCCTGCGGCGTCAGCCCGTCGACGGTGCCGCAGCTTCGGCAAACGGACTTCTACACCTCGCACGAGGCGCTGCTGCTGCCTTATGAGCAGGCGATGACGCGCGTCGATTCCACGACCGGCGATTGGTACGACACGTCGGCCCACATGATCTGGATCGGCGACCGCACCCGCCAGCCGGACGGCGCGCATATCGAGTATTGCCGTGGTGTGAAGAACCCCATCGGCATGAAGTGCGGCCCGTCGCTGGAGCCGGACGAACTGATCCGCCTGATCGACCTGCTGAACCCGGAGAACGAGCCGGGCCGCATGACGCTGATCGCGCGCTTCGGCGCCGACAAGGTGACCGACGGCCTGCCGAAGCTGGTGCGCAAGGTCAAGGCCGAGGGGCGCCACGTCGTCTGGTCGTGCGACCCGATGCACGGCAACACGATCAAGGCGTCGACCGGCTACAAGACGCGGCCCTTCGACCGCATCCTGCGCGAGGTGCAGCAGTTCTTCGCCGTCCACCAGGCGGAAGGCACGCATGCAGGCGGCGTGCATTTCGAGATGACGGGGCAGAACGTCACCGAATGTCTGGGCGGCGCGCAGGCCATCGGGGAAGGCGACCTGAGCAAGCGGTACCACACCCATTGCGACCCGCGCCTGAATGCCAGCCAGTCGCTCGACCTCGCGTTCCTGATCGCGGAAGGCCTTGTCGAGGAACGCCGGCAGATCGCAAAGGCGAGCTGA
- the gor gene encoding glutathione-disulfide reductase has protein sequence MVSYDYDLFVIGGGSGGVRGARMAAKAGKRVAIAEEYRYGGTCVIRGCVPKKLFVYASHFADAFEDAAGYGWSVGERSFDWPTLIANKDKEIARLEGLYKGNLGKAGAEVFDCRAELVDAHTVRLVGLGKTVTADQILIATGGIPNPHAALPGHEHCITSNEAFHLDALPKHIMIAGGGYIAVEFAGIFRGLGCEVTLVYRGMEILNGFDDDVRHMLHQEMEARGIRILCHQVFEKIERTEKGLRVHLSGGDVAMADQVMLALGRDPRTAGLGLDAAGVETNHKGAIVVDAYSRTSQANIWAVGDVTDRVNLTPVAIHEAMCMVETAFNGNPTRPDHELIPTAVFSTPEIGTVGMTEAEASQALGDIDIYRARFRPMKHTLSGREERMLMKIVVDAKTDRVVGLHILGDGAGEMAQCLGIAVKMGATKADFDRTMAVHPTAAEELVTMYEPSERIRAEAAE, from the coding sequence ATGGTGTCTTACGACTACGATCTCTTCGTGATCGGCGGCGGTTCCGGCGGCGTGCGTGGGGCGCGCATGGCGGCGAAGGCCGGAAAGCGCGTCGCCATCGCGGAGGAGTATCGCTACGGCGGAACCTGCGTGATCCGGGGCTGCGTGCCGAAGAAGCTGTTCGTCTACGCCTCCCACTTCGCCGATGCGTTCGAGGATGCGGCGGGCTATGGCTGGTCCGTGGGGGAGCGATCGTTCGACTGGCCGACGCTGATCGCCAACAAGGACAAGGAGATCGCGCGGCTCGAAGGGCTCTACAAGGGCAATCTCGGCAAGGCGGGGGCTGAGGTCTTCGATTGCCGGGCCGAACTCGTGGACGCGCACACGGTTCGGCTCGTGGGCCTCGGCAAGACCGTGACCGCCGACCAGATCCTGATTGCGACGGGCGGTATCCCCAATCCGCACGCGGCGCTTCCCGGGCACGAGCACTGCATCACCTCGAACGAGGCTTTCCACCTCGACGCCTTGCCGAAGCACATTATGATCGCCGGCGGCGGCTACATCGCGGTGGAGTTCGCGGGCATCTTCCGGGGGCTGGGGTGCGAGGTCACGCTCGTCTACCGCGGGATGGAGATCCTCAACGGCTTCGACGACGACGTGCGCCACATGCTGCACCAGGAAATGGAGGCCCGCGGCATCCGCATCCTCTGCCACCAGGTGTTCGAGAAGATCGAGAGAACGGAGAAGGGCCTGCGCGTCCACCTTTCCGGCGGCGACGTGGCGATGGCCGACCAGGTCATGCTCGCGCTGGGGCGGGACCCGCGCACGGCTGGCCTCGGCCTCGATGCGGCCGGCGTCGAGACCAACCACAAGGGCGCCATCGTGGTCGACGCATATTCGCGGACCTCGCAGGCAAACATCTGGGCCGTGGGCGACGTGACGGACCGCGTGAACCTCACCCCCGTCGCCATTCACGAAGCGATGTGCATGGTCGAGACCGCCTTCAACGGCAATCCGACCCGCCCCGATCACGAGCTGATCCCGACCGCGGTCTTCTCGACGCCCGAGATCGGCACCGTCGGCATGACGGAGGCCGAGGCCAGCCAGGCGCTGGGCGACATCGACATCTACCGCGCACGCTTCCGGCCGATGAAGCACACGCTGTCGGGCCGCGAGGAGCGGATGCTCATGAAGATCGTCGTGGACGCGAAGACGGACCGCGTCGTCGGCCTGCACATCCTGGGCGACGGTGCGGGCGAGATGGCGCAATGCCTCGGCATCGCGGTCAAGATGGGCGCGACCAAGGCGGACTTCGACCGGACCATGGCCGTGCACCCGACGGCCGCGGAAGAACTCGTCACCATGTACGAGCCCAGCGAGAGGATCCGCGCCGAAGCAGCGGAGTAG
- the rpiA gene encoding ribose-5-phosphate isomerase RpiA, producing the protein MSADDDKKAAARRALEWVKPGMRLGLGTGSTAEKFVAALGDKVAQGLDVVCVPTSERTAAQAAALSIPLTTLEDTPQLDLTVDGADEVDGALRLIKGGGGALLREKIVAAASTSMLVIADGSKLVDRLGKFPLPVEVVPFGLGATRILVGRALSDCGIDGAPVILRTDTEGAPFVTDGGHYILDCACEAIPDAEALADALVAIPGVVEHGLFLGLCDTVVIGAGGETRVLTA; encoded by the coding sequence ATGAGCGCAGACGACGACAAGAAGGCCGCGGCGCGCCGCGCGCTGGAGTGGGTGAAGCCGGGCATGCGCCTCGGCCTCGGCACCGGCTCCACGGCGGAGAAGTTCGTGGCCGCCCTGGGCGATAAGGTGGCCCAGGGCCTCGACGTCGTCTGCGTCCCGACGTCGGAGCGGACGGCGGCGCAGGCCGCCGCCCTCTCCATCCCGCTGACCACGCTGGAGGACACGCCGCAACTCGACCTCACCGTGGACGGCGCGGACGAGGTGGACGGGGCGCTGCGCCTGATCAAGGGCGGTGGCGGCGCGCTGCTGCGCGAAAAGATCGTGGCCGCGGCCTCGACCTCCATGCTGGTGATCGCGGACGGATCGAAACTGGTAGACCGGCTGGGCAAGTTTCCCCTGCCGGTCGAGGTGGTGCCCTTCGGGCTCGGCGCCACGCGCATCCTCGTCGGCCGCGCGCTGAGCGACTGCGGCATCGACGGCGCGCCCGTGATCCTGCGCACCGATACCGAGGGCGCGCCCTTCGTGACCGATGGCGGGCACTACATCCTCGACTGCGCGTGCGAGGCGATCCCGGACGCCGAGGCGCTGGCGGATGCCCTCGTTGCCATTCCGGGCGTCGTGGAGCACGGGCTCTTCCTCGGCCTCTGCGACACGGTCGTGATCGGGGCGGGGGGTGAAACCCGCGTGCTGACAGCCTAG
- the gabD gene encoding NADP-dependent succinate-semialdehyde dehydrogenase has translation MTTLKLNDPKLLRQQCYINGKWVDADSGKTFEVTNPATGEVIATVPDMGVDETRRAIAAADAAWGAWRAKTAKERAVVLRRWFDLMMANQDDLAAIMTAEQGKPLAEAKGEVAYAASFIEWFGEEGKRVYGDTIPGHQADKRIVVIKQPIGVCAAITPWNFPAAMITRKAGPALAAGCPMVLKPASATPLSALALAELAERAGVPAGIFSVVTGSARKIGAEMTGNPTVRKLTFTGSTEIGKVLMEQCAATVKKVSMELGGNAPFIVFDDADLDAAVEGAIASKYRNMGQTCVCANRIYVQAGVYDAFAEKLSAAVKKLKVGSGFEEGVTQGPLIDMAAVEKVEEHIADATSKGAKIVLGGKRSDLGHSFFEPTVLTGVTQDMKVAREETFGPVAPLFRFETDEEVIGLANDTEFGLAAYFYARDIGRVWRVAEGVEYGIVGINTGIISTEVAPFGGVKESGVGREGSHYGIEDYLEVKYLCMGGI, from the coding sequence ATGACCACACTCAAGCTCAACGACCCCAAGCTGCTGCGCCAGCAGTGCTACATCAACGGCAAGTGGGTCGACGCGGACAGCGGCAAGACCTTCGAGGTCACGAACCCAGCGACGGGCGAGGTCATCGCGACCGTGCCGGACATGGGCGTTGACGAGACGCGCCGCGCCATCGCGGCTGCCGACGCCGCGTGGGGCGCATGGCGCGCGAAGACCGCGAAGGAGCGCGCGGTCGTGCTGCGCCGCTGGTTCGACCTGATGATGGCGAACCAGGACGACCTCGCCGCCATCATGACGGCGGAGCAGGGAAAGCCGCTGGCCGAAGCCAAGGGCGAGGTGGCCTACGCCGCCTCCTTCATCGAGTGGTTCGGCGAGGAAGGAAAGCGCGTCTACGGCGACACGATCCCCGGCCACCAGGCCGACAAGCGCATCGTCGTCATCAAGCAGCCGATCGGTGTCTGTGCCGCGATCACGCCGTGGAACTTCCCCGCCGCGATGATCACGCGCAAGGCGGGTCCTGCGCTCGCCGCGGGCTGCCCGATGGTGCTGAAGCCCGCCTCCGCGACGCCGCTGTCGGCGCTGGCGCTTGCAGAACTCGCGGAACGGGCGGGTGTGCCTGCGGGCATCTTCTCCGTCGTCACGGGTTCGGCCCGCAAGATCGGTGCGGAGATGACCGGCAACCCCACCGTGCGCAAGCTGACCTTCACCGGCTCGACCGAGATCGGCAAGGTGCTGATGGAGCAATGCGCGGCGACCGTGAAGAAGGTCTCGATGGAGCTTGGCGGCAACGCGCCCTTCATCGTGTTCGACGATGCCGACCTCGACGCCGCGGTCGAGGGGGCGATTGCGTCGAAGTACCGCAACATGGGCCAGACCTGCGTGTGCGCGAACCGGATCTATGTGCAGGCGGGTGTCTACGACGCCTTCGCGGAGAAGCTTTCGGCGGCCGTGAAGAAGCTCAAGGTCGGCAGCGGCTTCGAGGAGGGCGTGACGCAAGGTCCGCTGATCGACATGGCGGCCGTGGAGAAGGTGGAGGAGCATATCGCCGACGCCACCTCCAAGGGCGCCAAGATCGTGCTGGGCGGCAAGCGCAGCGACCTCGGCCACAGCTTCTTCGAACCGACGGTCCTCACCGGCGTGACCCAGGACATGAAGGTCGCGCGCGAGGAGACGTTCGGCCCCGTCGCGCCGCTCTTCCGGTTCGAGACGGACGAGGAGGTGATCGGCCTCGCCAACGACACGGAATTCGGCCTTGCCGCCTATTTCTACGCCCGCGACATCGGGCGGGTCTGGCGCGTGGCCGAGGGGGTCGAGTACGGCATCGTCGGCATCAACACCGGCATCATCTCGACCGAGGTCGCGCCCTTCGGCGGCGTGAAGGAATCGGGTGTGGGCCGCGAGGGCTCCCACTACGGGATAGAGGATTATCTGGAGGTGAAATACCTCTGCATGGGCGGGATCTGA
- a CDS encoding cold-shock protein codes for MGKSRSEDPSQFLSGGAAARGPDRPAVRGRIKFLNAAKGYAFISPDDGGPDVFVHLSALDAGAVRPGARVMIPGAGVAGGDEDDSPSLPASDDQPRLKLRGPGRTLVAKLARARGEQAIPPEAVEAALAAAQPGHDGEEAMATLLLSVSAAHAQRTEKALRLSMKRVDANRAEIAAILGGLPPLDDGEGGRGRGLAR; via the coding sequence ATGGGAAAATCCAGGTCGGAAGACCCTTCGCAGTTCCTGTCGGGAGGGGCTGCCGCGCGTGGCCCCGACCGTCCCGCCGTGCGCGGGCGCATCAAGTTCCTCAATGCCGCGAAGGGCTATGCCTTCATCTCGCCGGACGACGGCGGGCCGGATGTCTTCGTCCATCTGAGCGCGCTCGACGCCGGCGCAGTGCGACCCGGTGCGCGTGTCATGATTCCCGGCGCGGGCGTGGCGGGTGGCGACGAAGATGACAGCCCCTCGCTCCCCGCGAGCGACGATCAGCCCCGTTTGAAGCTGCGCGGACCGGGCCGCACCCTCGTTGCCAAGCTGGCGCGGGCGCGCGGCGAACAGGCGATCCCGCCGGAGGCCGTGGAGGCCGCGCTCGCCGCCGCGCAGCCCGGGCACGATGGCGAGGAAGCCATGGCTACCCTGCTGCTGAGCGTCAGCGCCGCGCACGCGCAACGCACCGAGAAGGCGCTTCGGCTTTCGATGAAGCGCGTGGACGCCAACCGGGCGGAGATTGCGGCAATTCTCGGGGGCCTGCCGCCGTTGGACGACGGGGAAGGGGGGCGCGGGCGTGGGCTGGCTCGATAG
- the glmS gene encoding glutamine--fructose-6-phosphate transaminase (isomerizing) — MCGIVGILGKGDVAPRLVEALKRLEYRGYDSAGVATVVNGHIERRRASGKLGNLAGMLQQAPISGAVGIGHTRWATHGSPTEGNAHPHATDRVAVVHNGIIENFRALRRELEAEGAAFASETDTETVVHLVTKYLNAGLTPQDAAAATLSRLEGAFALAFIFRGEHDLMVAARRGSPLAIGWGEGEMYVGSDALALAPMTNRVTYLEDGDWAVLTREGAVIHDEAGNRVERPVKVVSVSSVLVDKGNHRHFMAKEIHEQPEVVGHTLSTFYRPMTETVELPAAPYDWAALPKVTMVACGTAHFACAVAKYWFEQVARLPAETDIASEFRYRNPPLVKGGLSIFVSQSGETIDTLTALRLAKEQGQHIAGIVNVPESAIARESDVLYPTNAGPEIGVASTKAFTCQLTTLALLAIAAGEARGSIDADERKRLTRTLAELPRLMNVALHLDEVMGEVAHDLAKARDVLYLGRGAMYPLALEGALKLKEISYIHAEGYASGELKHGPIALIDENVPVIVLAPSDELFDKTVSNMQEVMARGGRVILITDKTGAERAGDSAWHTIVMPDADPFVAPILYSIPIQLLAYHTAVAKGTDVDQPRNLAKSVTVE, encoded by the coding sequence ATGTGCGGTATTGTCGGCATTCTCGGCAAGGGTGACGTGGCCCCCCGCCTGGTTGAGGCGTTGAAGCGGCTCGAATACCGGGGATACGATTCCGCGGGCGTGGCGACCGTCGTGAACGGGCATATCGAGCGGCGGCGCGCCTCCGGCAAGCTCGGCAATCTCGCAGGGATGCTGCAGCAGGCGCCGATCTCCGGCGCGGTCGGCATCGGCCACACCCGCTGGGCCACGCACGGCAGCCCGACCGAAGGCAACGCGCATCCGCACGCCACGGACCGCGTAGCCGTCGTCCACAACGGCATCATCGAGAACTTCCGCGCACTGCGCCGGGAGCTCGAGGCCGAAGGCGCGGCGTTCGCCAGCGAGACCGACACGGAGACCGTCGTCCACCTGGTCACCAAGTACCTGAACGCCGGCCTCACGCCGCAGGACGCGGCGGCGGCAACCCTGTCGCGGCTGGAAGGGGCGTTCGCGCTCGCCTTCATCTTCCGGGGCGAGCATGACCTGATGGTCGCCGCCCGGCGCGGCAGCCCGCTCGCCATCGGCTGGGGCGAGGGGGAGATGTACGTGGGTTCCGACGCGCTCGCGCTCGCGCCGATGACCAACCGCGTGACCTATCTGGAGGATGGCGACTGGGCGGTTCTGACCCGCGAAGGCGCCGTGATCCATGACGAGGCCGGCAACCGGGTCGAGCGGCCGGTGAAGGTGGTTTCCGTCTCGTCCGTCCTGGTCGACAAGGGCAACCACCGCCACTTCATGGCGAAGGAAATCCACGAGCAGCCGGAAGTCGTAGGCCACACGCTGTCGACCTTCTACCGCCCGATGACGGAGACGGTGGAGCTTCCCGCCGCGCCCTACGACTGGGCGGCGCTGCCGAAGGTCACGATGGTAGCTTGCGGCACGGCGCATTTCGCCTGCGCGGTCGCGAAATACTGGTTCGAGCAGGTGGCGCGCCTGCCCGCCGAGACCGACATCGCGTCGGAGTTCCGTTACCGCAACCCGCCGCTCGTCAAGGGCGGGCTGTCGATCTTCGTCTCCCAGTCGGGAGAGACCATCGACACGCTGACCGCGCTGCGGCTCGCCAAGGAGCAGGGCCAGCACATCGCCGGCATCGTCAACGTGCCGGAAAGCGCGATTGCGCGGGAATCGGACGTGCTCTATCCGACCAACGCGGGGCCGGAGATCGGGGTCGCCTCGACCAAGGCTTTTACCTGCCAGCTCACCACGCTCGCCCTGCTCGCCATCGCTGCGGGGGAGGCGCGCGGGTCCATCGACGCGGACGAGCGCAAGCGGCTGACGCGCACGCTCGCCGAACTGCCGCGCCTGATGAACGTGGCCCTGCACCTCGACGAGGTAATGGGCGAGGTGGCGCACGACCTCGCCAAGGCGCGCGACGTGCTCTACCTGGGGCGTGGGGCGATGTACCCGCTGGCGCTCGAAGGGGCGCTGAAGCTCAAGGAAATCAGCTACATCCATGCCGAGGGCTATGCCTCTGGCGAGCTGAAGCACGGCCCCATCGCGCTGATCGACGAGAACGTGCCGGTGATCGTGCTCGCGCCGTCGGACGAGCTGTTCGACAAGACCGTCTCCAACATGCAGGAGGTGATGGCGCGCGGCGGCCGCGTGATCCTCATCACCGACAAGACGGGGGCGGAGCGTGCGGGCGACAGCGCCTGGCACACCATCGTCATGCCGGACGCCGACCCGTTCGTGGCGCCCATTCTCTATTCGATCCCGATCCAGCTTCTCGCCTATCACACGGCGGTGGCGAAGGGGACCGACGTGGACCAGCCGCGCAATCTCGCCAAGTCCGTCACCGTCGAATAA
- the glmU gene encoding bifunctional UDP-N-acetylglucosamine diphosphorylase/glucosamine-1-phosphate N-acetyltransferase GlmU, whose translation MDTKFARTPLSCIVLAAGKGTRMKSDTPKVLHRLAGRAMLDHVLDLCGTLEAQRTVVVVGHGGEAVAQAAAAHPVAAETAVQEPQLGTAHAVGKAEPLVKGAAGDVLVLYADTPLITAQSIEDMRVQRAAGASVVVLGFRPDDPGAYGRLILDGEGRLDRIVEAKDANADELAVDLCNSGVMLVDGAKVWDLVDRVGNANAKGEFYLTDIVGIAREQGLSCAVVEADETEVLGVNSRVELAEAEGILQERLCRRAMEEGATMLDPASVHLSWDTQIGRDVVIGPNVVFGPGVVIEDHVEIRAFCHLEGARVASGATVGPFARLRPGAEIGVDAHIGNFVEIKKARIEEGAKVNHLSYIGDARVGARANIGAGTITCNYDGFTKSHTDIGAGAFIGSDTLLIAPVAIADGAYTGSGTVVTKDVPRDALAVSRPDLKIIDGWAARHRARKQQRKKAG comes from the coding sequence ATGGACACAAAGTTTGCCCGCACGCCGCTCAGCTGCATCGTCCTTGCCGCCGGCAAGGGCACGCGCATGAAGTCGGACACGCCCAAGGTCCTGCACCGGCTGGCGGGGCGCGCCATGCTCGACCATGTGCTCGACCTGTGCGGAACGCTTGAGGCGCAGCGGACAGTGGTTGTCGTGGGGCATGGCGGAGAGGCCGTCGCGCAGGCCGCCGCGGCGCACCCGGTCGCGGCCGAAACCGCGGTGCAGGAGCCGCAGCTCGGCACCGCGCACGCCGTCGGCAAGGCCGAACCGCTGGTAAAGGGTGCCGCGGGCGACGTGCTGGTTCTTTATGCCGATACCCCGCTCATCACGGCGCAATCGATCGAGGACATGCGCGTGCAGCGCGCCGCGGGCGCGTCGGTCGTCGTCCTCGGCTTCCGTCCCGACGATCCGGGCGCCTATGGCCGCCTGATCCTCGACGGCGAGGGGCGTCTCGACCGCATCGTGGAGGCGAAGGACGCCAACGCCGACGAACTTGCCGTCGATCTCTGCAATTCCGGCGTCATGCTGGTGGACGGCGCGAAGGTCTGGGACCTAGTGGACCGGGTCGGCAATGCGAACGCCAAGGGCGAGTTCTACCTGACCGACATCGTCGGCATCGCGCGGGAGCAGGGCCTTTCCTGCGCCGTGGTCGAGGCGGACGAGACCGAGGTGTTGGGCGTCAACAGCCGCGTGGAACTGGCCGAAGCCGAAGGCATCCTGCAGGAGCGTCTGTGCCGTCGCGCGATGGAGGAGGGGGCGACCATGCTCGACCCCGCGTCCGTGCACCTCTCCTGGGATACGCAGATCGGCCGCGACGTGGTGATAGGCCCGAACGTGGTCTTCGGTCCCGGCGTCGTGATCGAGGATCACGTGGAAATCCGCGCGTTCTGCCATCTGGAAGGTGCGCGCGTCGCGTCCGGCGCGACTGTCGGGCCCTTCGCCCGTCTGCGCCCGGGGGCGGAGATCGGCGTGGACGCGCACATCGGGAATTTCGTCGAGATCAAGAAGGCACGGATCGAGGAGGGTGCGAAGGTGAACCACCTCTCCTATATCGGGGACGCCCGGGTGGGCGCGCGCGCCAACATCGGGGCGGGTACCATCACCTGCAACTACGACGGCTTCACCAAGAGCCACACGGACATCGGCGCGGGCGCCTTCATCGGCTCCGACACGCTGCTGATCGCGCCGGTGGCCATCGCGGACGGGGCGTATACCGGCTCCGGGACCGTGGTGACGAAGGACGTGCCGCGCGACGCCCTCGCCGTGTCGCGGCCCGACCTGAAGATCATCGACGGCTGGGCGGCGCGCCATCGCGCCCGCAAGCAGCAGCGCAAGAAGGCGGGCTGA